The genomic region TCTCGGTAGAACTGTTCATCATCACTGGCCGACTTCAGTGTGGGATGCAATCCGATATCCACCTTCCCCTCAGCGGATAGTTGTTCCAGCCGGTGAACGGCCGGATGACGGAAACTGATTTTACTGTCCCGGCGGGTTCCCTTCCCTGCCCGAAGAAACACCACCGGGCGAGCATTCACCCGCTCTGCCTGTGCCAGTAACCAGACGAGCGATTCCGGGTAGGGATCCGGTTGGGTGCGCCACTGCCTGATTTCGGAAAGAAGGTCCTGGGTTGCGTCTGCGGAAGGTGATGTCAGCATTCGCAGGCCTTTCCTGATAAAAAAACCCGCGGTCCACCGTTTCAGGTGGTCAATATCATGGGTCAGTCTTATCCGCCAGGAATGACGGTTATGAAAACGGAAGGAATCTGGTACCGACAAGGCATGCAACCCCTGCAGCAGGGCCGAAACGGTTTCTTCTGCTAATGGGCGTTCTGTCAGGTTCAGGCGTTCAATCAGACTTCCCCTGTGAGTAACCCTGCCCAGTGAATCTTTTGGTGAAAATCGCTCATCCCACCCCGACAAAAGCAAAAACAGCTGAGAGATGAGATCGGCTTCGTAGGTGATGACTTCATTATCAAAACGGATCAGTTGTGCAGACTGGCGGTTAACGGGAAAAAGAGCCGGAAATTCCTCTTCCCTGAGCCGGTAATTCTGAACCAATGTTGCGGGAAAAGCTCTCCCGGAAAAAAACAGGTTGGCTGCATCGGGACTGTAGGGTAAAAAAATCCTTCTGGGCAATTTCTGATAGGACGATTCCCTTTCCGGGTGGTCCCAGATCAGCACCGGGTCCTCACCAGCTGTCAGAACCGGCTGGATGTCGAACTTTTCGTGCGACAGAAGACTGTTCACATACCGGAGCACCAACTCCAGCATTGCAAGTGGTTTCCCATTCAGAGGGGTAAAAACGGCAATCATACCAACCTGGCCAGAACATCCGGCAAACCGTCGAGTGCGCCGATGGAGGCAATGGCTTTTTCGGGTTTGATCCCTGCACCGGAATAATCAAAGAAAACCGGCAACCACCCCGCCTCGGAGGCCCCGTTTACATCCGATTCCACTGAATCCCCGACATAGATAATCCGTTCAGGAGGAAACCCGCAGGCCTGTTCGGCAATCCGGAACAACCGGCGATCGGGTTTATGAAAACCGGCTTCCTCACTATAAATGACCGGGTCGAACCGGTCCTCCCACCCGAGGGTCTTTAGTTTCTCGCGTTGAATATCGGCAAAACCGTTGCTCAACAGTCCAACCCGTCCGGTCACAGGTCTGAGTGAATCGAGTAACCGGGCAGCACCGGGGACTTCATGCCAGTTCTGCTGGTAACGCAGGTAGTAGTGCCGGGTAAAGTCCGATTCGAGATGGGACAGACCGAAACGGGCAAGGGTTTCAGAAAACCGCCGGTGACGGACCTCATCCTGTGTGATCCGGTAGGCGGCATAATCCTTCCAGAGCTGAGTATTAACCCGGTGATAGTCGGCCAGAATAAGGTCGAACTGCGCATCCGAACCCATCACTGTCATCAGGGTTTCGCGGAAAGCCTGGCGTTCCGCCCGGGAATGATCAATCAGTGTGTTATCCAGATCGAGGTAAAGGAAAAAGCGGTCTGTCATTTTCCATCCAGCCGTTTTCGTTCAGTATCAATTTCGCGGTGAAGCGAATTGACAAATAAATGATCTTCCATCTCATCAGCCTTTGCATACCAGGCCAGCGCTGAGGCTTTCCTTCCTGCATCTGCCTCCATTTTTCCCAGATGAAACAGGGACTGTGCCCTGATCCATTCATGGTCTGGCGGACAGAGTTTAATAGCCAACTGATACTCTCTGACAGCCTGGTCAGTTTGTTTCTGGTGATCGGCCAGTCGTCCCAATCTGAAGTGGGTTTCGGCAATCAGGCGGGTATCCTTTCCTGCCAGTTCCATGGCAAGCCGGTACTGTTCTGCTGCTTCCTTAAAAAATCCGGCATCGAAATAATTCCGCCCCAGCCAGGCCTTTTTTTCGGCATCCGACATGGGGGTTTGTGCCCAACGTTCAGACTCTGAAACCATGTACAGATCAAAATCATTGTTTTCATTCGGTTCAATTTTCCTGTACTGGGCCAACGCCTCTTTCCTGCGGCCAGTCAGTTCATAACTGAGACCAAGCCTGAAATGGCCCAGACGGCGCAGCGAATTTCCTTTAAACTTTGCCAGAATATCCTCGAAAAGGGGAATGGCTTTGTCGAACCGGTTCATAAAGTAGTAACCTTCCGCGATCCTGAACCGGATAACGTCGGAAAAAGCAGGCATGGTATCGCGGAACCGGGTGTATTCCTTCTCCATCAGCGCAACAGCGGCCGGAACCTGCTTATCGCGCTGCAGGGCCACCGCTTTCATGAGGACAAACACTCCATTTCCCGGGTATTGTGTCAGCAAGGTATCCAGATGGGCAATGGATTTTTCAGGATTCCGGTTGGTAAACAGTTCAATCGCCGACAGAAAAAACCGGGATTCGGCAGAAGATACCGTGCCGAACCGGGCAGACCATTCCAGATCCCGGATTCCTTCAGCCATGGAACCATTCAGACCAAAAATCGAGGCCAGCCAGGTCAGACGTGAGGGAATGGCTCCCGCCACATACTTCATGGTGCCGGTTCCTTTGCGGATATCGGGATTTTTCGGATCCAGTTCAGCAGCTTCCTTGTAATGATTCATTGCAGACCGCCCGCTCCAGGCTGCCGACACATACTCTTCGCTGCGCATTCTGACGATGGCCTTCCACATTTGAAGGTCGCCCAGCAGGTAAGCACGTTCTGCGGTTTCCGGTTGCGATTCAATCAGATCCATGGCCGATTCCAAACGGGTATCAAAAACGGGAATCCGCTCATTTTGTTCGGTGATCAGGTATTGCCAGGCCGTGATCTGAACCTGATAAAAGGCATTCAGGTAGGGAACCGGTGCCTTTTTGATTAGCTGTTCTGCTTCGGTAAACCTGAAATTCAGGATGGCCGACCGGATTCCGGTGTAGGGCTCACTGCCGGTTTCGGAAAATCCGGTGTTTCCATCAGCGTAACCTGCACCAAAAAATGTGAGAAACAGAAACAGATTAAGCATTCTTTGAAGAACCGTTTTCTGTTTGATCAAGAAGGTTTTCGGTCGAGGCCACCACCGAGGCAACCACGCCATCTCCTGTCACATTCACCGTGGTCCGCATCATATCAAGAATACGGTCAATTCCGAAAATCAGGGCAATTCCTTCTGGCGGAACGTGAACCGACTGCAGGACAATGATCAGCATGATCATACCAACCCCCGGGACTGCCGCTGTTCCGATCGAGGCAAGGGTTGCTGTCAGAATGATCACCATTTGCTCGCTGAGTCCCAGATCAATTCCATATACCTGAGCAATAAACAAGGCGGCCACTCCCTGATACAGGGCCGTTCCATCCATGTTTATGGTGGCACCAAGCGGAAGAACAAAACTGGTGACTTCCTTTTTAACTCCGAGTTCCTTTTCGCACACTTCCATGTTTACCGGAAGCGCTGCGGCTGAGCTGGAGGAACTGAATGCCACCAATTGAACTTTAACAAACTTCCTGATGAAGAAAAACAGGGGAATTTTGGAAAACAGCACCAGAATCGGAAGGTAAACCAGCAAAACATGCAGGCCCAGACCGGTTGTTACGGTCACGAAATAGACGCCCAATGGTTTAAGAATATCGAACCCAAAATCGGCAATGACAGCTGCGATTAGGGCGAAGACACCAATGGGAGCCACTTTCATAATCATATCGATGACTCTGATGAGAGCATGCGTCAGTCCGTCAAAGAATCGGATGACCGGTTCTGCCAGCCGATCATCGATCCGGTTAAGAGCCAGGCCGAGAATCAGGGCAAAAAAGACCACCTGAAGCATTTCGCCCCGCTCGGTAGCCAGCGAGTAAAACGGATTCAGCGGAACAATCTCAACCAGCATGTCGGTAAAATTCAGAGAGGTCCCTTTCATTTTTTCCGATACCACCGAAGAGTACTGACTGTTCAGCCGCTCTTTCATTGATTCATCAAGACCCGATCCGGGCTGCAGAATATTTCCCACCATCAGTCCAATGGAAACCGCCAGGGCAGTGGTGGTGGTGTAGAGTAAAAACGTTTTGGTTCCGATCCGTCTCAGTTTACTCAGGTCCCTGAGGGAAGCAACCCCTACAATCAGCGATGCCAGCACCAGTGGAACGGCCACCATGGTGATCAGACGGATAAAAATCGTTCCGATGGGCTTGATCCATGGAATAACCGACCCGGACCAGCCGGCCTCATTAATGATAAAACCAACCAGAATGCCGAAGCCCATTCCGATAAAAATCTGCCAGTGCAGGGCAAGGGACCATGTTTGTTTTTTCAAAGCAAAATCTCCGGAAATGGTTCGCGCAGGTTGCAGCGGCAGGGTGCCGGGCAGTTTAACTGGAAAAACTAAAAATAACCGATTCGGGCCACTTTACGCAACCATCTCATCCATCCTGGCCCGGGCACCTTTCTTTTGCCGGCGGATGACAGTTTATTGTCGGTGGCGTATACTTGCAGATATGAACCACCCACAAACCCTTCGTGCCTGGGCCAAAATCAACCTGGGCCTGAGAATTCTTAATAAACGTCCGGATGGCTATCATAATATCGAATCCATCTTCCACTATATTGATTGGTATGATAGCCTGCAATTCACCGCTGCCTCAGGTTTTTCTTTCAGTTGTTCAGACACCCGTCTGCCGGTTGATGATCAGAATCTGGTGGTCCGGGCGGTCAGACGGGTGGAATCCATTTTGGGATTCACCTTCCCTTTTCATATCCACCTGATCAAATCCATTCCTTTTGGTGCCGGACTGGGCGGAGGTTCATCAGATGCAGCCACGGTTCTGCGTTTTGCGCAACGGCAGTGGCCCGGAAAGCTGAGTGATGATACCCTTGGACACATTGCTGCCTTTCTGGGCTCTGATGTCAATTTTTTCCTCAGTCCGGTGACTCAGATCGCCTCAGACCGGGGCATTCATCTTAAACCGCTGAATTTTACCATTCCCGGTTGGATTTTAACCGCCTTTCCGCCCACCGAGGTCCCAACCGGATGGGCCTATCAGCAGGTCAGGCCGTTTGACCGGTATGAACGTTCCCTGACTGACATCGCAAATGACCATCCACCGATCGATAACTATACCGGTTTGTTCGTGAATGATTTTGACGAACCGATTGCCAGACTGAAGCCGGAAATTGCTCAGCTCAAATCTAAATTACAGTCCACGGGCGCTCTATATGTGTCACTTTCTGGAAGCGGAAGTGCCTGTTTTGCCGTTTACAACGACAAAAGCCGGGCAGAGCTGGCGGCCGGTCTTCTGTCTGCAGAGGTCCCGGTCTCGCTGACTCCACCCGGCTTTTTACCGGATAGTCAATACTTCTGACTTTATTTCAGCCGATCCACCCATGCATCGGGAATGTCGGCTTTCAGTTCTTCAAGACCTGCCAGCGCCTTCGCCCTCGAGGTGAACTGACCTAACCGGACACGGAACACCTGTTTTCCGTTCACGTCAGCCGCCTGAACAATGCCCTCATATCCTTTAGCCTTCCATTGACCCAGTAATTTATCGGCAGCTGCCTGGGTTGGGAACGATCCGATGTTAATCGAAAAACCTCCCTTTGCCGGATCGATTGGTGATTGGAAACCCGCGTGTGTGGCTGTTGTTCCGGCAGGTTCTGCAGCGGGTTTTTTCGGAGCAGGTTTCTCAGCAGGGGCCTGAGCCGTCTTGGTGGCTGGTGCAGGTTCCTTTGGTTTTGTCTCCTTAACCGGCTGGCTTGAAGGCTTTTTCGTTTCCTGCGCAGGAGCCGGCTTGGTTGTTACGGGTTCTGCCGGTGTTTTTGCAGCTGGTTTTACAGGTTCAGTTTTTGTTGTCTGATCCTTGACATGCGCTGTATTTACAGGAGCCGTTGCCAGGTCCTGAGAGGTAACAGGAGGGGTGACCTTGGCCGGTTGAGTGGCAGTAACCGAATCACTGGCTGATTTCAGATATTCTTCTTTCTTGGCGGTATCACCACTCATGAAATACCAGATGGCGGCCACCAATATGAGAATCCCAAGTGCGATGAGCCCCCAAAGCTTTTTATGATCCATTTCGCTTCCGAGCTCGGTCGGACTCAGAACATACTCGGTTGGATCAATTTTTTTGTTGCCTTCTGCAGTTGCTGCAGGAGGAGCCTGGAAGGCCTTTGGTGCCGCAGGCTCAGGTGTTGAAACCGGTTCCGAAGCCTGGAATCCCGGAGGACGAATCGGACCTCCGGTATCGGCTGCCGGTATGGAAGCCGGTGCAGGAACTTCCTGATGCACCAGAGACGGAGCCGGGGGCTCGGGCAAAGATGCAGGCTCTGGTTCCTGAGCCATGAACGGTTCAGGTGACAGAGAAGGCTCCGGTTCTGGAATAACAGCAGAGGGCAGCGGTTCAGCAAGGTCGCTTTCCTGAACGGCTGGTTCATCCCACGTAACCGGTTCCGGTTCTGAAAGTTCAGGTACCGATTCCTCTGCAAACCCGATGGTTTCGGGTTCTTCGGCAACAGGTAGCGGTACTGGCTCTGAAACAGGTTCAGCAACCGGTTCCGCCATGGGTTCCTCTGCAGGCACTTCAGTAAACGGGCTCTCAGAATCATCAAAAGAGATTTCTTCGGAAACCTCAGCAGCACTTTCGGCTGAATCGGCTGTTACAGCATAGGTTTCCAGACTTTCATCGATGGGAACCGGCTGTATGGTTTCGTATTTATAGTTAACCAGGCGGGCAAAGTCTGAATTCACTTCAAAAGAGAGTTTGCCATATTCCGACTGTACAAACGTTCCGAGTTCACCAAAATCAACCGGTGTTCCGGCCTGTACCTTTTCCAGGATCAGGGTGATCAGGGAATCAAGAACAACGGCGATGTCATTCGGATTTTTTTTGGTGTCAACCTGGAGTTGTTCAAAAAGTTTCTGGGCGTCCATCCGTGGTTATCCTTTCATCCTGCGGGAGTGAATTCAAGTGTATCCTTGGGTGGAAACATGACCAGCTTTCCGGTCTCGGGATCCAATTCCTTCAGACTGGCCAGGTGATGGACATGAAACGTACCCAAACCAGGCAGTTCGACAGGTTCACGATTGAGAATGGCCGTTTTTATTATCGCACTGAATGCGTTCAGGATGGGTTCAATTTCGGTATCGGACAGGTTGGTCCGTATCGAAATTTCCTGAACCAGAGTTTTCTGAAACATGGGTGGTTCCTTAAAATTGATACCGGAATCCGGCTGTAATCTGAAAAGGCTCCAAACTTAAACCGGGGACTGATTTTTCGTCTTCAGCTATTATAATCCTAAATTCTGCAAATAAATTCAATGGTTTCAGCCGTAAATCATTGGTTTTTAAGGAAATTTCGGTCAGGTCACCTGTTTTTTTC from Bacteroidota bacterium harbors:
- a CDS encoding SPOR domain-containing protein, with amino-acid sequence MDAQKLFEQLQVDTKKNPNDIAVVLDSLITLILEKVQAGTPVDFGELGTFVQSEYGKLSFEVNSDFARLVNYKYETIQPVPIDESLETYAVTADSAESAAEVSEEISFDDSESPFTEVPAEEPMAEPVAEPVSEPVPLPVAEEPETIGFAEESVPELSEPEPVTWDEPAVQESDLAEPLPSAVIPEPEPSLSPEPFMAQEPEPASLPEPPAPSLVHQEVPAPASIPAADTGGPIRPPGFQASEPVSTPEPAAPKAFQAPPAATAEGNKKIDPTEYVLSPTELGSEMDHKKLWGLIALGILILVAAIWYFMSGDTAKKEEYLKSASDSVTATQPAKVTPPVTSQDLATAPVNTAHVKDQTTKTEPVKPAAKTPAEPVTTKPAPAQETKKPSSQPVKETKPKEPAPATKTAQAPAEKPAPKKPAAEPAGTTATHAGFQSPIDPAKGGFSINIGSFPTQAAADKLLGQWKAKGYEGIVQAADVNGKQVFRVRLGQFTSRAKALAGLEELKADIPDAWVDRLK
- a CDS encoding HU family DNA-binding protein yields the protein MFQKTLVQEISIRTNLSDTEIEPILNAFSAIIKTAILNREPVELPGLGTFHVHHLASLKELDPETGKLVMFPPKDTLEFTPAG
- the ispE gene encoding 4-(cytidine 5'-diphospho)-2-C-methyl-D-erythritol kinase, with amino-acid sequence MNHPQTLRAWAKINLGLRILNKRPDGYHNIESIFHYIDWYDSLQFTAASGFSFSCSDTRLPVDDQNLVVRAVRRVESILGFTFPFHIHLIKSIPFGAGLGGGSSDAATVLRFAQRQWPGKLSDDTLGHIAAFLGSDVNFFLSPVTQIASDRGIHLKPLNFTIPGWILTAFPPTEVPTGWAYQQVRPFDRYERSLTDIANDHPPIDNYTGLFVNDFDEPIARLKPEIAQLKSKLQSTGALYVSLSGSGSACFAVYNDKSRAELAAGLLSAEVPVSLTPPGFLPDSQYF
- a CDS encoding dicarboxylate/amino acid:cation symporter, with amino-acid sequence MGFGILVGFIINEAGWSGSVIPWIKPIGTIFIRLITMVAVPLVLASLIVGVASLRDLSKLRRIGTKTFLLYTTTTALAVSIGLMVGNILQPGSGLDESMKERLNSQYSSVVSEKMKGTSLNFTDMLVEIVPLNPFYSLATERGEMLQVVFFALILGLALNRIDDRLAEPVIRFFDGLTHALIRVIDMIMKVAPIGVFALIAAVIADFGFDILKPLGVYFVTVTTGLGLHVLLVYLPILVLFSKIPLFFFIRKFVKVQLVAFSSSSSAAALPVNMEVCEKELGVKKEVTSFVLPLGATINMDGTALYQGVAALFIAQVYGIDLGLSEQMVIILTATLASIGTAAVPGVGMIMLIIVLQSVHVPPEGIALIFGIDRILDMMRTTVNVTGDGVVASVVASTENLLDQTENGSSKNA
- a CDS encoding HAD family hydrolase, producing the protein MTDRFFLYLDLDNTLIDHSRAERQAFRETLMTVMGSDAQFDLILADYHRVNTQLWKDYAAYRITQDEVRHRRFSETLARFGLSHLESDFTRHYYLRYQQNWHEVPGAARLLDSLRPVTGRVGLLSNGFADIQREKLKTLGWEDRFDPVIYSEEAGFHKPDRRLFRIAEQACGFPPERIIYVGDSVESDVNGASEAGWLPVFFDYSGAGIKPEKAIASIGALDGLPDVLARLV
- a CDS encoding DUF3808 domain-containing protein — encoded protein: MLNLFLFLTFFGAGYADGNTGFSETGSEPYTGIRSAILNFRFTEAEQLIKKAPVPYLNAFYQVQITAWQYLITEQNERIPVFDTRLESAMDLIESQPETAERAYLLGDLQMWKAIVRMRSEEYVSAAWSGRSAMNHYKEAAELDPKNPDIRKGTGTMKYVAGAIPSRLTWLASIFGLNGSMAEGIRDLEWSARFGTVSSAESRFFLSAIELFTNRNPEKSIAHLDTLLTQYPGNGVFVLMKAVALQRDKQVPAAVALMEKEYTRFRDTMPAFSDVIRFRIAEGYYFMNRFDKAIPLFEDILAKFKGNSLRRLGHFRLGLSYELTGRRKEALAQYRKIEPNENNDFDLYMVSESERWAQTPMSDAEKKAWLGRNYFDAGFFKEAAEQYRLAMELAGKDTRLIAETHFRLGRLADHQKQTDQAVREYQLAIKLCPPDHEWIRAQSLFHLGKMEADAGRKASALAWYAKADEMEDHLFVNSLHREIDTERKRLDGK